In Geothermobacter hydrogeniphilus, the genomic window GATGCCGTTCGTCGTTCCCTGATTCCCCTCCAGGTACTCCAGCAGGCTCAGGCCGTCGGCGCAGCTGGTGACCCGGTAGCCGGCCTGGTAGAGGCAGAAGGAAAGCAGTTCACGCATCGCCGCATCATCTTCGGCGAGCAGGACATGCGGTGCGTTGCGGCGGTCATCGCGGGACATCGTAAGGCTCCTTGGTTGATCCATGCCTCTCTGGTAGAGCATAGTTCGTGCCAAGATGATGCCAGTTATTACAGGGGGTTGGCGATGTATGCTGTGGGGCAGAATGTCCCCTTGGGGCAAAATGCCCCGGTTCGGCGGGGGTCAGTCGTCCTGGAGCTTGCGGTAGAGGGTTTTGCGATCGATGCCGAGAATCCGTGCCGCCACCGATCGATTGCCGGCAACCTCTCCCAGCACCCGTTCAATGTAACGGCGCTCGACTTCCGCCAGGGTCAGCAGCGGGGCATCGCTGTCGAGTTCGGGGACCTGGGCGGAGTTTCCGGTCCGGGTGATCTGGGGAGGGAGATCCTCCAGGGTCAGGTGGTCGTGGCGGGTCAGGGCCACTGCACGTTCCATGACGTTGCGCAGTTCCCGGACATTGCCGGGCCAGGCGTAACCGAGCAGTTGAGCGGCGACCGGAGCACTGAGCCCCTGAACCGGCTTGTTCAGCCGGGCGGCAAATTCGTGCAGAAAGCTCTCCGCCAGCAGCAGGATGTCGTTGCCGCGGTTGCGCAGCGGCGGCATTTCGATACTGATGACATTCAATCGGTAGAAGAGATCCTCGCGGAAACGTCCTTCCCTGACCGCCCGTTCGAGATCCTGGTGGGTGGCGGTGACCAGCCGGACGTCGATGGGAATCTCCCGGCTGCCGCCCAGCGGGCGGATCCGGCGTTCTTCGAGGGCGCGCAGCAGTTTCGGTTGCAGGGTCAGCGGCATTTCGCCGATTTCATCCAGCAGCAGGGTGCCGCCGTGGGCTTCGAGAAAGAGGCCGCGGCGGTCGTTGCGGGCGTCGGTAAAGGCACCCTGCAGGTGACCGAAGAGCTCGCTTTCGAGCAGCTGTTCCGGCAGAGCGGCGCAGTTGACGGCAACAAAGGGGCCGCTGCCGCGTTCGCTGAGCCGATGCAGGGCGCGGGCGGCCAGTTCCTTGCCGGTTCCACTTTCCCCGGTCAGCAGCACCGAGCTGTCAATGCCCGCGACCCGGGTGATGAGTTCCCGGACCGTGCGCATCGGCCGGCTTTCCCCGCTCAGTTCCCCGCTCGGTCGGCTGCGTGCCACCTCGGCGTCAAGCAGGCGGATCTGCTGCTGCAGCCGGCGGTTTTCAAGGGCCCGGCGCAGGGCATGAGCGAGCAGGTCGAGGTCGACCGGCTTGGTGACGAAGTCGTAGGCCCCGGCGCGCAACGCCTCGATGGCGGTTTCCAGGGAACCGAAGGCGGTGATGATCAGCACCGGCAGGTCGGGACGGGCGGCGTGCAGTTCGCGACAGAAACTGATGCCGTCGATGCCGGGCAGGTTGAGATCGGTCAGGACCAGGTCAACCTCGGTGTCCTGCAGCGCCCGGCGACCGGCGGCAGCGTTTTCGGCCGGAATCACCCGGTGGCCGCGGGCGCCGAGATCCTCCTCCAGCAGTTCCCGCATGGAACGGTCATCATCGATGATCAGCAGGGTGCCGGTCACTTCGTCCTTCATGCCTCTTGCTCCTGGTATTCGGGAAGGTAAAGAGTGAAGCAGCTGCCCTTTCCGAGCGTACTTTCGACACCGATCCAGCCGCCGTGATCGCGGGCGATCCCCCAGGCGATCGAGAGCCCGAGGCCGGTTCCCTGGCCGATTTCCTTGGTCGTAAAGAAAGGATCAAAAAGCTGCTGCAGGTTCTTTTCGTCAATACCGGTCCCCTGGTCACTGACCGCAAGGCTGACCCAGGGACCGGGGTGGTCGACTTCCGCCGGGGGGGAAACCTCCCGCGGCCGGTCGACGCGCAGCACCAGAACGCCGCCTTCCGGCATGGCCTGGATGCCGTTCATGCTCAGGTTGATCAGCACCTGCTGCAGCTGGCCGGCATCGGCCGCGGCCCGGACATCGGGCTGTCGTATGTCGAGCTGCAGTTCGACGCCCTGTTTTTCCGCCGCCGGATGAACCAGGTTGATGACCGTGGTCGCCAGCCCGGACAACTCCAGCGGATGCTTGCGTAATTCGCCGCGGCGGGCGAAATCGAGCAGCTGACGCATGATCAGGGTCATGCGCTGCGCCTGGTCGCCGATGATCCGGGCGTTGCGCTGGACCTCCTCGGCGGTCAGACCGTCGCGGCTCAACAGCTTGGCGCGCCCGGCGATGACGTTGAGCGGGGTTCCGAGTTCGTGCGCCATGCCGGCCGAGAGCCGCCCGAGGGTCGCCAGTCGTTCGGTATGGCGCAGTTTCTCCAGGGCGTCGAGACGGGCCTGGTCGGCGGTGCGGGCGCTGGCCAGCTGGCCGCGCATTTTCTCCAGGGCTCCGGCCAGCAGACCGAACTCATCCCGGCTGTCGCTTTCCACCGGTCCGGAAAAATCGCCGTCGGCGATGCGTTCGGCGTGAGCCGCCAGTTTCTTGACCGGTCGATCGACCCAGATGCTGCCGATGACGGTGATCAGCAGCAGGCTGCAGGCGACCGCCGTGGCCAGCATAAAGGCCGAGCGGCGCATGCTTTCGCGCACGTAGCCGTGCATTTCAGCCAGCGATTCGCTGACTTCAACGGCGCCGAGACGACCGCCGGGGGTGACCAGCGGCAGATAGGTGAAGAGGTAGTCCTTGCCTTCGTCGGTTTCAGCCAGCAGGGTAACGATTTCGCCCTGGTGGGTTGCTTCCAGCTTGGGATCCTGGAGTGGAGTGAAGCGATCGCTGGTCTCCCCTTCCAGCCAGACCCAGCGGACCCGTTGACCGCCTTCAAGCCGGCGGTTGCGCTTGAGGAAGATCATGGCTCCCCGTTCGCCGCGGGTCTGCCAGATTTCCGCCGTCATCTGGCGCAGCACGATGCCGACCTGGCGCGCCTCACGGCTCAGGTTGGCCTTGATCTGAACCCGCTCCCGCTTGACCGTCTGCCAGCTGTAGATGGCGAACAACAGGGCGACGGTCAGCAGCAGGGCGACGGCTATTTTAAGGGTCAGGCGCATAACGTAGGTCCTCAGGGGATCGGCCGGAGGTCATTATGCGTGGCGGCGCCGGGATTGTCCAGCGCCGCGGGCGGGTTGCCGGATCAGTCCTTCAGGTAGCTGCTGATGGCGGCAAAGAAGTTTTTCGGCTCAATCTCAAAAGCCCTGGCCCATTCGCTCGGATCGACTTCATTGCCTTCGACCAGCATTGCCAGCTGGACGCGGGTGATGGGGAAGGCGGGGATCGAATCCAGCATCGCCACCACCGGTTTCATCAGCGACAGCGGCTGGTGCAGCTTGACCACCCGCCCCCTGCCGAGGGCGCGGCCCACCAGGTCGAGGATTTCATCATAGCTCAGGCTCTGCGGTCCGCCGCAATGATAGATCTGACCGATGCTCGACGGTTGCTGCAGGGCGCGCACGAAACCGGCGGCGACATCTTCAACCGCCACCGGACTCATGCGGTAGCGGCCGTTGCCGATCACCGGGACCAGCGGCAGCTTGCGGATCAGCCCGACCAGCATGTTGACGAACTGGTCTTCCGGTCCGTAGATCAGCGAGGGGCGGAAGATGGTCCAGTCGAGACCGGAAGCGCGCAGGGCCTGTTCGGCGGCCCACTTGGTGTGATGGTAGGCGGTTCCGCCCTGCTCGCGGGCGCCGTTGGCGCTCATGTGAATGAAGCGCCGGATGCCCGCTTTCCGGGTCGCGGCAATGATATTGTTCGTCGCTTCGGTGTGCAGGTGGGTGAAAGTAATGCCGCGGCGGGGGAACTCCCGGATGATGCCGACCAGGTGGATGACCGCTTCGCAGCCGTCCAGCCCGTCGCCGAGGCTGTCCGGGACGGTGATGTCGCCGTGGTGAAAACGCAGGTTTTCATGTCGGCCGAGCCTGCTGTCG contains:
- a CDS encoding sigma-54-dependent transcriptional regulator; amino-acid sequence: MKDEVTGTLLIIDDDRSMRELLEEDLGARGHRVIPAENAAAGRRALQDTEVDLVLTDLNLPGIDGISFCRELHAARPDLPVLIITAFGSLETAIEALRAGAYDFVTKPVDLDLLAHALRRALENRRLQQQIRLLDAEVARSRPSGELSGESRPMRTVRELITRVAGIDSSVLLTGESGTGKELAARALHRLSERGSGPFVAVNCAALPEQLLESELFGHLQGAFTDARNDRRGLFLEAHGGTLLLDEIGEMPLTLQPKLLRALEERRIRPLGGSREIPIDVRLVTATHQDLERAVREGRFREDLFYRLNVISIEMPPLRNRGNDILLLAESFLHEFAARLNKPVQGLSAPVAAQLLGYAWPGNVRELRNVMERAVALTRHDHLTLEDLPPQITRTGNSAQVPELDSDAPLLTLAEVERRYIERVLGEVAGNRSVAARILGIDRKTLYRKLQDD
- a CDS encoding sensor histidine kinase codes for the protein MRLTLKIAVALLLTVALLFAIYSWQTVKRERVQIKANLSREARQVGIVLRQMTAEIWQTRGERGAMIFLKRNRRLEGGQRVRWVWLEGETSDRFTPLQDPKLEATHQGEIVTLLAETDEGKDYLFTYLPLVTPGGRLGAVEVSESLAEMHGYVRESMRRSAFMLATAVACSLLLITVIGSIWVDRPVKKLAAHAERIADGDFSGPVESDSRDEFGLLAGALEKMRGQLASARTADQARLDALEKLRHTERLATLGRLSAGMAHELGTPLNVIAGRAKLLSRDGLTAEEVQRNARIIGDQAQRMTLIMRQLLDFARRGELRKHPLELSGLATTVINLVHPAAEKQGVELQLDIRQPDVRAAADAGQLQQVLINLSMNGIQAMPEGGVLVLRVDRPREVSPPAEVDHPGPWVSLAVSDQGTGIDEKNLQQLFDPFFTTKEIGQGTGLGLSIAWGIARDHGGWIGVESTLGKGSCFTLYLPEYQEQEA
- a CDS encoding complex I NDUFA9 subunit family protein, whose amino-acid sequence is MNIFITGGTGFVGREVVGQLLAAGHRVTCLARSGPDSRLGRHENLRFHHGDITVPDSLGDGLDGCEAVIHLVGIIREFPRRGITFTHLHTEATNNIIAATRKAGIRRFIHMSANGAREQGGTAYHHTKWAAEQALRASGLDWTIFRPSLIYGPEDQFVNMLVGLIRKLPLVPVIGNGRYRMSPVAVEDVAAGFVRALQQPSSIGQIYHCGGPQSLSYDEILDLVGRALGRGRVVKLHQPLSLMKPVVAMLDSIPAFPITRVQLAMLVEGNEVDPSEWARAFEIEPKNFFAAISSYLKD